Within uncultured Methanoregula sp., the genomic segment AAATTACGTTTATTCTCCACACGAACAGAAGCCGGGTGTTTTACAGGGGTTTCCGGAACGGACTGGGATCGGAAAATGGGAATCGGAGCCCGCAACGGGCTTATTTTCCCGTATCTCCGATTCCACTCCTCGAAATCCCACCCTGATTTGATAGGATTAAATACAACCAGCATCAACTACCCGTGGTGAAAACCATGAAGATCAGTGCACGAAACCAGATTGCAGGAACCGTGAAGATGATCAAGAAAGGCCCGGTCAGCACGGAAGTCGTTATCGCTATTGCCGGGGGCAACGAGATCGTCTCTTCGATCACCACTCACTCTGCAGAAAAAATGGGCCTTCACGAGGGCTCGAAGGTCTACGCGATCATGAAGGCCTCCGAAGTGATGGTAGGAATCGATTAATTTTTTCTTTTTAATGTTTTTGTGACCGGATCCTAATTGAACCGGGTCGAGAGTAATGCTTCGAGATATTCCGCCGGGTAGGATCCCTTGTCCGGGTTGAACCAGATATCGATGCTGCTTTCCCCGATCCTGGCGTGAATTTCGAGAAGGCCGTATTTATGAATGATGTTCACGGGACCGGCTTCCGTGTCCCGCACGTAGAGTTCTTCGTTTCCCAGAAATGCCGCGATATCCTCTTTTGTCACCGGGCGGGAAAGCCGGTACTCACGGTGCTTCCAGCAGGGATAGGGTGGGACCTGGCCCGGAGATGAAGATGACATGGTTGTAAATTGTTTTTAGGGTTCCTATACGATAATACGATCTGTGAGAAAGGTTCCGGTATGATCCGTCAACAGTCACTTCCTTTTGATTGCAATCCATTTCATGCGAGTATTTTTTAGAATATTTATTTAACAATTTATGTTAACAAATTAAAAAGTTAAAAACAAAACATTATAATTATTGGTGTTCAACATATTCATCATCCACACGAGCCCGGACCGGCTGCAGCTATAAATGCCTGAAAACAGGGCATAAAAATGCCATGAAAGAGTTGGTATCTTACCAGAATCCCTTGGGAATTCAAGCAAGACTACCGTCACAATCACCCGGTAATGGATTACATCTGGTTTTGCTATGAAAAATAACGTGAATGCCGCTCTTGTCGGAACGGGAATTATTGTTTTACTATTAATCTTTGTTTTTTCTGCGGGGTGCATCAAATACCTGCCAACCAGCAATGGCGGGGACAAGGGGACAACGATAGTCTCTTCAGAACTGCCCCGGAACAATGTCTTATCCCCCCCGGGTAATGCATCATTCAATCAATCGCCGGTTGTTACTCCTGCGGCAGTTGTGACAATTCACTCCCCCGGATTCCACGTGAATGAAGTGGATCCAATGCCCTATGTCACCCAGGATCCCTACAAGATTCCTTACCGGGATCTCGGGAACTGGTCTGCCGGAGAAACTGCCCGGGGGCAGAGAACTCCGCAGTTCTCCAAAAAAATTATCCTCCGTTCTAATTCAACAGCATTCCAGGTTAACGTTACGAAAGGGCCGCTTGTTATTGATCTGACCTGCACCCCCAAATTTTCCACCCCGGATCAGACCGCAATCAATGGCCAGAATTCCTTTGTTTTTTCAAATGCAGAAGTGACCGTGATCGATGAAATTTCCAAAGCTGCTCTTGCAAAGGATGGGTATGGCGGTGTATACAGTTCCGATCTTCATAAAAAAATCACCATCTACCGGGAGGGATCATTTATTGTAACCCTCACGGGCAACTTCATCGATATCGATATGGCGATCATTACCGGTTCAGCACCGGAACAGGTCCCCGCGACTCCGGGTTCCCGGTATAACGGCTGGGTGGAGGAGTGATGCATTTGCCTGAAAAAAAAGTGAGGTGGGGTACCCGGTTTCAGAATTTTCTGGTGATGGTATCATGCACGCTCCTCCTTGTGGGACTCAGTGATGTATTCACGACCCTGAAAAAAAGTATCCGTGTCAAAAAAGATCCACTCCCCCCCATAGAACCCCATCCCCGGCAGAGCACCCCTAAAAATGAATTGCCAGCCCTGGATATGGTGACTGCCCGTTCATCCTTTGAACACCTCCTTTCAATCCTTGCTGAACCCTCGTGGGAAGGCATAGCATCCCTCATGGCCCTCGTCGCAGTTGCCCTGGTATCGGCATTTATCGTCCTGTTTATCGATATCACCCTCCCCGCCATGATCGGTCTTTCGGTTGTCACATTTGTGGCGGCAGTGCTATCTGTTAAGACAATTTCACGCAGGCGGGCGGAGGGATCCTGGCTTCCGCTGGGGATCTTCAATAAAAGTAAACCGGATTGTTCTTTGCCTGTGCCGGATTTGTTTCCTGAATCAGAGCCTTTTGAATCGGGCTATGCCATGGATATACCGGAAGAAATTGCGTTGGCTACCCTGGAGCGGTACTGGGTTGCAGAACCCTATTCCTATGTAAAGATCGAACGGGTCAGGAACGAGGGGTTCACCTACATCGTGGTCGAACCCGCCATCTCCCAGAAAGAGAAGACAATCCTGATGGAAACCTACGCCCACCTTCGGGACATCATCATTTACGATAACACGGAGAAAGGCAAGGAAGATCGCGTTGATCCGATTGCCGTGGCAAGGATCATCCGGCAGTTTGATCCGGATATTACCGAGGATCGGGTAGAGATCCTGAATTATTATATCCGACGGGATCTCTCCGGCTATGGCCCGCTCGAAGTCCTTATGCGCGATCCGGCGCTGGAGGATCTCAGTTGCAATGGTCACGATCTCCCCGTTTTCATCTTTCACCGGACGTACGGCAGTCTGCCGACGAGTATCTATTTTACCGAGAGCGAACTGAACCAGTTCGTCTTAAAACTCGCCCAGAAAGCCAACAAGCAGATGTCGCTGTCGAACCCCATGGTCGATGCCACCCTGCCGGACGGTGCACGTATCCAGATCACCTACAGCGCAGTGGTTTCAACAAAAGGCAGCTCGTTTACCATCCGGAAATTCCGGGCCGAGCCCATGACACCGCTGGATCTCATCCGGTTCGGCACTTACAATGCAGAAACCCTTGCGTTCATCTGGCTTGCCATCGAGCACCGCAAAAGCCTCCTTGTTGTCGGGGGTACGGCAAGCGGCAAGACCTCGATGATGAACGCGGTCTCCCTCTTCATCCCGCAGAACGCAAAGGTGGTATCACTTGAAGACACAAGAGAGATCCAGCTCCCGCACAGGAATTGGCTCCCCACCCAGACCCGGGAACTCAATGTGGAAGGGATTAAAGGCGACATCGATCTCTTCTCCCTCTTAAAAGCCTGCATGCGGCAGCGCCCGGAATATATCATCGTCGGGGAGGTCCGGGGCGTGGAAGCCCAGACCCTCTTCCAAGCCATGAATTCGGGTCACGCAACCCTATCGACTATCCATGCGGGAAGCGTGTACGAAGCGATCAACCGCCTGACCCACGATCCGATCAATGTCCCGCCCGTGATGTTCCAGGCGCTTGACCTTGTCGTTGTCCAGTCAATTTACACGCTAGGTAAGACACGGATCCGGCGCTGTCTCTCCATCCATGAGATTGAAGTCACCAGGAACGGGGAGATCAATCCCCTCCTCCTGTTTGAATGGGATATTCAGCACGACACATTTACCCGGAAGTTCCAAAAATCAAAAGTGCTGGATGAGATCGCATTTCACTGCGGGTGGGATGCAGAAGAACTGGAACACCAGCTCAAAAAGCGCGAGGAATTTTTCTCCTGGGCTCTTGAAGTGCAGCCGCCAACCCTGAGGGATCTTGCAAACGCCATTCATGATCTGGGTGACTAAAGCGTGTTCCTTCCACCATTCCTGAGGAGAGCCGAGAAGAAGCTGACTGATTTTGAGATGATGATGCACGGCAGCAACCTGCGCTCGGTGCTCCGGTCGGCTCACATGCCAATCACCGCGGAGGAGTATCTTCGGACCGTCCGGGTCAACCTTGCCGGCACGCTCGTGATGTTCTTCACGCTCTACGGTTTTTTTCTGATCAGCGGGTTCGAACTGGATATTTTCGGTTTGAAGACAACAGGGACAATGCTCTGGATCCTGTTATTCGTCCTGATCGTGCCCGGGCAGTATGCAATGCAGATGTATTACCCCCAGATCATCGCCCATGGCCGGAAAAGCCGGATTGACCTGGACATGCCCTATGCCATCTCCTACATGCAGGCTCTCTCCACCACCATGCCCCCGTTCGGGATTATTCGCAAGGTGTACGAAGAACACGACATGTTCGGGGAGATCTCAAAAGAGTTCGGCATGATTGTCCGGGACGTTGAACTCTTTGGGGATGATCTTGATACTGCCATGAAGAACCTGCAGCGGATCACTCCCTCCACCAATCTCCGCGACTTCCTCAACGACCTTGCCATCGTGTTCGACAGCGGAGGAAATGTCACTACATATCTCGGGGCAAAAACCGAATATTACCGGGACCAGGCCAAACAGGAACTCGAACTGGTCTTAAAGACCATCGAGATCATGGCCGAAGTCTACGTGACGGCCTTTGTTGCCGGGCCGATCGCCCTCATCATCATGATCGTTGCACAGGGGATGACAAATTCCCAGAGCATGGCATGGATCCTTCCGTTGATGTATATCTGCATCCCGGCTGGTGCGATTGTCCTCATCTGGATCCTATCCATGATGCTCCCCCCGGAGAATATGGAGATCTCCCGTAAGGAGACAATTGAACATGATTTTGGTTCCAACGTGCCAGGATCGAATGAGAAAGCCCGTTCCGAAGAAGACCCGAAAAACAAAGAGTTCTACAAGAGGATTGCAGCGAATAAACAACGAAATTACTATCTTGGCCTGCTGCGTCACCCGTTCAGGACCTATATCCGGAGTTACTATTATGGTCTTGGTCTCGGGGTACTCTTCGCTGGGATCATCGCCGGGTTCTGGCTTACCGGGAGTTTTGATTCCCTGATACCCCATGACCGGATGGAGGCGGTACTCTGCTTGATCATCATCGGGTTCATGGCTCCTATTGCCGTTTCGTACGAGGGAAGGCGCTGGTACGTGCAGAACATAGAATCCCACCTGCCGGATTTCCTTAGGGAACTTTCCGATATGAAAGATATCGGGATCACCCTGCACGAAGCTATTCACCGGATTGCCGGGGCGAAACTCGGTGTCCTGAGTTCCGAGCTCTCGGTTGCGTCCCGGGATATAGAGTCGGGAGCGTATGTCAGTTCCGCGCTCGTGAAGATGGAAGAGCGTATCGGTCTCGTGTCGGTGAAGCGTGCAATTTCCCTGCTCGTGCGGGCCAGCGAGATCACGACAAACCTCCGGCAGATCTTCATCATCGCCATAACGGATTTTGAATACTATCTCAAACTCAAGAGGGAACGCTCAAACACAACGATCATCTACGTAATGATCATTTACCTCTCGTTTGGTATCTACCTGTATACTGCATACCAGCTGAATGTGCCGTTCCTTGAAGCGTTCAAGGGAATGAACCTGAGCATCGACACGGCCGGTAACCTTTCCGAGATGTTCCGCATCGGTATTATTCTCGCTACATTCTCCGGCATCATGGCCGGGCAGTTCAGCTCAAACAGCATCCTTGCCGGCTTCAAGCACAGTATAGTTCTCCTGGCTGCCACCATTGCCCTTTTTGTATTTGTGATGTAATCCTGTCCGTCTATCGTATGATATCGACCGATCCGATGGAGATTCCACCCAAATAAGAGGCCCCCATCAAGGTATATGAATGAAAAAGGGATTATCCGGAACTTTCTTCCGGCGTGGCGCCTTTTTTTAAAGATACAATGAACCCATCGATATGGTCTTGCCCGTCTCCTTGTCCACAACGAGCCAGGTGATCCTGGAATTCTTCGCAAGGATCGTGCTTCCAAACTTCATACCCTGGCTCCCATCATCCATTCCTTCGATATAGAATGTATCTCCGGCCTGGATTGTCGTATCGGTGCTTCCTCCGTTATTGCCGACTTCGGTAAAATTCCTCACTTTACTTCCTCCGGCATCGACAGCAGACAACGACGTCTTGTTATCTTCGGAACGTAAAACCACATTGATGGAGCTGAGCATGAACGGGTCACCCCCGTTATGTTCAAAATAAATACGGTGATGCGCCGAATCCGCGGTAACCCGGATAGAACTTTGCGGGCTCTTTTCAGTGCCTCCGGAAAACCCTCCCGCATACGTACTCACGATAGCGGCTATCATGATGGTCACCGCAAGCATGAGCATGACCCCGACAACCGGTGAAACCGCGTCCGTATAATTTCTGCCCCTGCTCACACGACCACCACATCTTTGTCAAAGATGACCTGACCGCTTGGGATGTGGACAATCTTCACCGTAATAACGTCACCTGCCCGGTATCCGTTGACCGGGTCTGTCGTGTCAAAGTTGAGAACCGCATCCAGGCCGAGATTGTGATGGGGCGATGTGCTATAAAACTGGGCCGGGGTTACCAGAAGATCCCCGGCCATCAGAACGGCTGATGCATTTCCAAACCAGCTTTTATATCCGCCATCCGGACTCGCGGTAAGGGGGGAACCGAACCGGTCCTGATCATTGATGAACAAGGCCCCGGCGTACATGCCGGAGTCAGCTGAAACTGCTTTCTCCCCCATGAGGTAGCCCTTGATCAGCTGTCCCGACTCATTCCTGAAATAGGTGGAGATACTCAGGTCCCTTGTCTGGAGGGCATTTCCGCTGATGTGCTCGATTGTCATCGCGTGCGCTGAAAAGTCGCCAAAGGATCGGTTTTCGTAGAAACGGACTTCGAGAATTGCAGACGGGGCTTTTTTTCCGGTACCGGAAAGACCCCCGGCTGCTGCACTGACAATAGCCGCAATTATAATGGTGACCGAAAGCATGAGCATGACACCAACTACGGGAGATACTCCCCCCTCTTTCGTTTTCATTCAGGCACATCCTTGCGATATGAACAGGAATATTCCGTTCATTTCCCTTTATCTCATAACCGTGTCCGATATTCCGTAACCGTTCTTTAAGGAAAATTTATTTAATAAATATGATTAACAATACTTATAAATTTAACATTTTAATTTACCAGTCTCTGATCGAAGCTGGTTTTTTCATTTCCTGATGTGAATTTTGCAATAAGCCGGTAATACCGGCATTGGAACCGGATACATAATGAGCGGGAAAACAGCGGACTCGGGGGTCTCGGAAGTAGTGGGGGAGATGCTTATGATAGCTCTTGTCATCGTATTGATTTCTGTATTTTCTGCCGTGCTCTTCAATTTCCTGCCTGCCGATCGCGATCCGAGCATTTCCATCCTGATGAGTAATGACCAGCAGAACATAACGCTCTGGCACAAGGGGGGAGACTGGGTGAAGTCCGATGACCTGACCGTGATAATAGGAAACGAGACTTCCCGGATATCATTCTCTCATAAGAATGGGGGACTTACGCTGGTTCCGGATAAGACGGTATTCGATCTCGGGAGTAATATCACGGTGCGAATGCCCGCCGATCTCGAAGGTAATGAGACTGTCAAGCTGGTTACCCCCCACACGATGATCTTTACCGGGAAGGTTTTCCTGTGAGTGAGGATGCCGTGGCCCCGGTTGTTGCTGCGATGCTCCTCCTCGCAATCGGGGTTACCTTTTTTGCCGCATGGAATGCCTATTACATCCCCTCGATGAAAGCGCAGTCCGAGATCACGCATCTCAAGGAAGTTGAAACCGGTTTTTTGCGTTTTTCATCGGATATCGAGACCGCTGCCTCACTGAAAAGGAATATGAGACTGTCGGAGCCGATCCTGCTGGGCGGGGGGGAGTTTGCTTTTGATGAAGTGAAATCCGGGGGTTCGCTCAGGATCTTAAGTGAGAACGAGGGGTACATGCGGCTGACCATTACCAACGGAACCACCCCGGAAACGACAAGCAATCTTCTCCGGTTTTCAAATTATTCGTATCAGCCGGAGAATAATTACTGGCAGAACCAGGGGTATGCATGGTCATATGGTAACGTGAATGTCACGAAAGGTTCGCTTTCAACACCCCTCCAGCACACCCGTATGGATGATGTGAAGTACGGGGTAACCGGGGCACTGTTCGATCTGGATGCCCTCCCTTCGCCAGAGGATCCTGCCCGGTGTTCCCTGATGAATGTATATACAGTCACTATTACTCCATCTGCCGGACAAACGTCTGAAAGCGGTAACGGGAACGGGATGCTCGTACTGGAGAGCACGGTTGTGAACCAGCAGTTTGCCAATGCAACGGGCATGAAGGTTGGACTCAACCCCGATCTGCCAAAAGGATTCCGGGATGCTCTCTGGGAGACCATCAGCCAGCGTGCAAATAATGTCCTGACCTGCGGAAATGTCCATACCTCCCTTGATCCTTCGAACCAGGAGATCCGGATGGTGTTTGATACCATTCCGAATATGACCCTGAACCGGAAAACAACGGAGATCACGCTCGGGACAAACTAACGACCAGTGCCGGTCGGATAGTTCCCCGGAAAATTACCCTGCCATCTGTGGCAATATGACGAACAGATTGTTGATTACCACCGCACTATAGAAAACGATGAGAATGCAATAAAAAACAAATCCCGATCCTTTCACGCGCTGCTCTGCAACAAGGGAGACCAGAAAGATCACGAGAAGGATTGCAGCTTTGAGGACCAGGTGCAGGGCAGGGTTTGCCACAATTCCTGTCATAAGGGGATTGAGTTCAACGCCCCCCATCCGGAGAATGATCTGGGTTGTTGCGATATCGAGCAGGAATAATATTCCGAGAACGAGCAGGAGTTCCACGCTCCGGCGTATCATCCCGTGGTCCAGCGGACGATATGCCGGGAACGGGCTGTGGATATCGTGGCCCGGTCTTCCTGCAAACATAGCAGATACCACAACTTCATCATATTAAGTGCTTCTCGTCATAAAAAGGCCATTTTGGGAATTAATTAAACTTTAATTTTTAATTATAAGAAAAGTTAATGAAATTTTCACAAATGCCGTTTTTATTGTTATGCGAGGTTGAAGCTCATACGAGTAAAGAATGAATAGTTTCCTGAATTTCATTAAACTATGGGAAAATCCCGCTAAAATGCAAATCCAAATTAATCAGCGATTTCCGGCATTCCACCAGAGGTGAGCGCTGTAAGACACCCCGTTCAGGACAAATCCTTTGTCGCACGGCCGGAGTTTTTGGGTGAAATAGTCTTTCAGGATCTCTTCATGAGCAATAGTAGAGCAGTTCAGGCGCTGGTAATATTCCCTGACAACTTCATCGACGTCCTGGTATACCGTGGCTTTTTTTCGTTCTGTTGTCAGATTGGCATATATGCCCATCTCATACAGTACCTGCCAGAGACTGTCTGCAAGAAGTTCTCCCGGATATTCCCTGCCATGAAGCCGTGGCCAGAGATCCCGGCTGACGCGTGCCCATGATGGGGGCGTCAGGAACCAGAATAAGTGGACCCTCCCCCGGCAGCAGGCTTGCATCTTTTCAATGGCCTCCCCGATGTCTGTCATGGAGAGGGAATAGGAAGCGATCACCGCATCGAATGGATCGCCAAGCTCGCTTATAGAAACATCTTCCCACCGTGAAGGGATGACGGTTATGTTTCCCACCCCCGAACGTGCCAGGTTTTTCTGCAGCTCTTCCCGCATGGCGCCGGATGGTTCGATCACGGTTACCTCGCAGCCCATTTCAGCAAGGGGAATTGCGTGGGTCCCGCTTCCACCCCCGATATCAAGGACACGTGAGCCGGCGGGGATCTGCATGGCTTTCAGCTGTGCCTCTTTCTTTCCCTGCCAGGATTCACGGGCACGGCTCCTGACGTAGAGATCGGTCACGTTATTCCGGTTGTTCCAGTAAGCGTCTGCACTCTCGAATTCCGGTATCCGTGACTGGTCGAGTTTTTTCTGCCGCCACAGGTCTCTCCAGTACCTGGGGTACAGGGAAACAGGAACGGGGCCGGGGATCAATGGTTCCATGGGATTTCAGCCGGGATATTCACGATTTCAGTACGGTATAATATGATGCGACACCGCAGTTCTTGCACATTACCTTTCCTTTGACAACAACATGCCGGTTATCCATGATCTGCTCCCCGCACATGCTGCACTTCTCTTTCGTATGCGGGAATCCCGGGATGTCGTCATCGGGAATGTCCATATGGACATGCTCGATCTTCAGGATCTCCGGTTCGGGAATTTCACCGAGGAGTTTGAGCATCTCTTTCTGTTCCAGCTTATCATGTGCTGCACGGTTTTTTTCATGGACCGATACACGGACCGCCTTCCGCGTCCCGATATCCACAAACGTGGCGGCAAATTTTCCATAGTCTTTATGCTTGAGGTTCCTGTGGCCAAGCGAGCAGCCGGTGATTGCCTGGACCGCATCTGCCCCGCACCGGTCGATCTCCATATACACGATGAGATTGCGGTTCTCTTCATGGGGGTTCATGCCCAGTTCCCGCAATCCAGCAATGGTCAGCCGTGTTCCAAGGACAATCCCGCCACAGACATGCCCATGGAAATTTTTCGCCTTGTTGAATAGTACTTCGTAATCGCTCATGTTTTCACCCGTTTTTTGTTTCAATGCAACATCCCCCCGTTGTTTGCTGAGTCCTGATCTTTGCTCCACCAGATATGTGCTACCCGGGTACCGTTCCCGAGAATCATGCTATCCCCATCCTGACGGAGAACCGTCTGAAAATAATTCCGCACGGTCTCTTCGTGTGCCGGAGTGGTACAGTTCAGGCGCTCCAGAAATTCATCTACAGCCTCCTGGACGTTCGCATACCGCGACGGGGGAAAACCCGGTTCCGCCGTGAGACTGGCATAAATCCCCATCTCGTACAACACCTGCCAGAGCCATTCCGCGGTTGGTTCTCCGGGGAACGTGCCGCCATGCAGGAGCGGCCACAAGTCTTTGTTCACCTGGACCCATGCCGGAGGCGTCAGGAACCAGAAGAGGTGGACCGTGCCCCGGGAGCATACTTGCATTTTCTCGAGTGCCTCGCCGATGTCCATCATTGTTAAGGAGAAGGAAGCGATCACCGCATCGAACGGTTTTCCCAGTTCGCTCACCTTCACATCCTCCCAGCGTATTGGGATGACAATAATATTTTTGATTCTCTCTTCTTTTATCCGGGCTTCCAGCAGTTCCCGCATTACGGGTGAAGGCTCGATAACGGTAACGTGACAGCCCCTTGCCGCAAGCGGGATGGCATATGTTCCCGGGCCGGCACCGATATCGAGAACCCTTGAGCCGTCAGGGATATTCATCGCAGCCAGCCGCGATTGCGTGGTCTCATCGTGTTTCCCGTTTCCTTTCGTGTATACGGTATGAACCTTCTTTTTGTTCCCCCAGAACTGGCGGGAATTGCCATAATTCGGAACGGCGCAATGGGCGAGTTTCAGCTGGCGCCATTGTTCACGGAAGGACATAGTGTCGGTGTCAGATGCCGCTCTCTGATAGAGCGGGGATGTAATGGGATCTATGGGTGAATCCACGTTCATACTATTAAATTAACTTTTTACTGTTATCAACAATTTGTTTTTAATTTACCGGAGGATTCCACTGGTATTTGAAACCTGAGAAGCCGATGGATATAAGGCCCTGCACGATCAGTATGGCATGGTGAAAACCATGAAGATCAGTGCACGAAACCAGATAGCGGGCACCGTGAAGTCTGTCAAGAAGGGCCCGGTAAGTACTGAAGTTGTGATCACCATTGCCGGGGGCAGTGAGATCGTTTCCTCCATCACCACAACTTCCGCGGAGAAACTGAAACTGAAGGAAGGATCGAAGGTCTTTGCGATTGTCAAGGCTTCCGAAGTGATGGTCGGGGTCGATTAAAACCTCTCTAAAAAAAATTATTTTTTTCTTCTCAGTAGTACTGCAGCACCAAGTCCTGCAAACAGTCCGGCTATGGGGAATGGGGATCGCGGTGCCGGCTCTTTACCCTCATAGATCACCGCACCGGCCTCACCGGGTAGGATCCTGGCATACTCAAAAGTACCAAAGCCCTTGCCGAAAAGGAATGAAGTATCTGAGGGCTGGAGAAGAGAAATCCCTTCAGCAATGCCGAGGGTCCGGCCAACCGGAATTTCAAAGGTCCTGCCGGGAATCAGAGTTGCATTTTGTGCAAGAACTGCATTCCGGCGGAGCGTGTAATTTCCTCCTTCTGATGTGAAAATCACCGGGTTGCCTCCGGAAATGTCTGTTATGTCGGTGTTATATGCATAGTTCTGGTTGGCTCCATTTTTATTCACATGCATCATAATCACGGGGTTTCCTGATATCTCAACAGCGCCGAATTTGGAATCAATACATATGTTCCTTTCAGTGCCTCTTCCTGAACGGACTTCTATTTGCCCGCCGGATATCATCACGCCGCCGTCTGCATTTTGTGCTGCTACCTCGCCTCCGTCAAGACCAAAGGTATTTTTTCCACCCTGTTGTGAGGTTTTCACCATCCCGTCAGTGATAATAATGAAATGCGAGGCGTAGATTCCTTTGTTCTTATGGCATTCCGTCTCAACGGTTATGAATGTGGAACCTCCGGAGATCGAAACATTGCCGGATTCCGCACAGATGCCAAAAGCATTGCCGCCCCCTTTTTCGTTCTGACCATTCACCGTGATATCAAGGCGTCCGCTCTCAATGGAAACGGAAGGAGCTCTGATTCCATAGACCATCTCCGAATCATTGTGTGCGATGATGGTCAGCGTGTTGCCCGATGGAGACCTGATCGTTACCGGAACTGTAGAATTAATACCGGCATTGCTGTTGCTACGGATAGCCACGCTGTCATCGATCCTGATGATGAGGTTATCCTTCCCGCTGTAGTTGATACCATTTTTGAACTGTTCCATGGAAGCGGTGTTGAGAATGTATTCCGTTGCGGACGCAGCGGATGTGAAGAGGAGGAGACAAATGGTGATGATTATCATCGTTTTGTAAAAATGAGGCATGATAGAACGGCAGGTAGTTTGTCCGGACCTGACCGGATTCTCTCTGGTCTCTTGTGAAATATCATCAGGTATTTGAACTGACATTGATCATTATTAGAAAAAATGGTAATTAAAAGTGTTGAATTAACTCTTGTTGTTAAATACAAATGATTTTTATTTTAGATAGCAAAAAGAGAAATTATACTAACAGCACACCTTCTGAGTATATTCATAAACATTATCCGTCGGAGAACCCAATCCAGGTGAGTACCCCTTGTGTCGGTTTTCTCCACATTCCAAATCGAGACTTTTTTAGCAAATAGGGCTCATTTTGAGCGATTTTGTATGGGTGCACTTTTTTTGGGGACCCGAAAAACTGCGGAATTCCCCCGGAACACCCGCTATAAATCTCAGGATTCGTTCATTTTAACCTTTATTTGACCCGGATTTACGTCGCAGTGGCAAAACTGCGCTAATAGGATCCTAATGATTCGAGGAACGGCTTTTTCCACAATATTCCGGTGCAGGATGGACAGGCAGGGAATGCCGGATCCGGGGCGATCGAAGGCAGGAATCCCGGTACGGTCTGTCGGGGAATCTACGGTTTTCACGGCAACGTAATCAGCCTGTCTGAAACCATTTTGATCCAGAGAGATTTTTTCCGTTAGCAGGTAAGTCAGCCGTTTTTTATCACATATTCCGTTACACGAACTATTTTTTCAAAAAAAATTCAAAGTAAATCTCTAAAAATTTGAATCCTTGCGTCAACCTCTGAAAACATGAATACAAACTTACTTTTGCTTTTACCTCACT encodes:
- a CDS encoding TOBE domain-containing protein; the protein is MKISARNQIAGTVKMIKKGPVSTEVVIAIAGGNEIVSSITTHSAEKMGLHEGSKVYAIMKASEVMVGID
- a CDS encoding type II secretion system F family protein codes for the protein MFLPPFLRRAEKKLTDFEMMMHGSNLRSVLRSAHMPITAEEYLRTVRVNLAGTLVMFFTLYGFFLISGFELDIFGLKTTGTMLWILLFVLIVPGQYAMQMYYPQIIAHGRKSRIDLDMPYAISYMQALSTTMPPFGIIRKVYEEHDMFGEISKEFGMIVRDVELFGDDLDTAMKNLQRITPSTNLRDFLNDLAIVFDSGGNVTTYLGAKTEYYRDQAKQELELVLKTIEIMAEVYVTAFVAGPIALIIMIVAQGMTNSQSMAWILPLMYICIPAGAIVLIWILSMMLPPENMEISRKETIEHDFGSNVPGSNEKARSEEDPKNKEFYKRIAANKQRNYYLGLLRHPFRTYIRSYYYGLGLGVLFAGIIAGFWLTGSFDSLIPHDRMEAVLCLIIIGFMAPIAVSYEGRRWYVQNIESHLPDFLRELSDMKDIGITLHEAIHRIAGAKLGVLSSELSVASRDIESGAYVSSALVKMEERIGLVSVKRAISLLVRASEITTNLRQIFIIAITDFEYYLKLKRERSNTTIIYVMIIYLSFGIYLYTAYQLNVPFLEAFKGMNLSIDTAGNLSEMFRIGIILATFSGIMAGQFSSNSILAGFKHSIVLLAATIALFVFVM
- a CDS encoding DUF5658 family protein, whose product is MFAGRPGHDIHSPFPAYRPLDHGMIRRSVELLLVLGILFLLDIATTQIILRMGGVELNPLMTGIVANPALHLVLKAAILLVIFLVSLVAEQRVKGSGFVFYCILIVFYSAVVINNLFVILPQMAG
- a CDS encoding type II/IV secretion system ATPase subunit; the protein is MVSCTLLLVGLSDVFTTLKKSIRVKKDPLPPIEPHPRQSTPKNELPALDMVTARSSFEHLLSILAEPSWEGIASLMALVAVALVSAFIVLFIDITLPAMIGLSVVTFVAAVLSVKTISRRRAEGSWLPLGIFNKSKPDCSLPVPDLFPESEPFESGYAMDIPEEIALATLERYWVAEPYSYVKIERVRNEGFTYIVVEPAISQKEKTILMETYAHLRDIIIYDNTEKGKEDRVDPIAVARIIRQFDPDITEDRVEILNYYIRRDLSGYGPLEVLMRDPALEDLSCNGHDLPVFIFHRTYGSLPTSIYFTESELNQFVLKLAQKANKQMSLSNPMVDATLPDGARIQITYSAVVSTKGSSFTIRKFRAEPMTPLDLIRFGTYNAETLAFIWLAIEHRKSLLVVGGTASGKTSMMNAVSLFIPQNAKVVSLEDTREIQLPHRNWLPTQTRELNVEGIKGDIDLFSLLKACMRQRPEYIIVGEVRGVEAQTLFQAMNSGHATLSTIHAGSVYEAINRLTHDPINVPPVMFQALDLVVVQSIYTLGKTRIRRCLSIHEIEVTRNGEINPLLLFEWDIQHDTFTRKFQKSKVLDEIAFHCGWDAEELEHQLKKREEFFSWALEVQPPTLRDLANAIHDLGD
- a CDS encoding type IV pilin N-terminal domain-containing protein, which encodes MKTKEGGVSPVVGVMLMLSVTIIIAAIVSAAAGGLSGTGKKAPSAILEVRFYENRSFGDFSAHAMTIEHISGNALQTRDLSISTYFRNESGQLIKGYLMGEKAVSADSGMYAGALFINDQDRFGSPLTASPDGGYKSWFGNASAVLMAGDLLVTPAQFYSTSPHHNLGLDAVLNFDTTDPVNGYRAGDVITVKIVHIPSGQVIFDKDVVVV
- a CDS encoding type IV pilin N-terminal domain-containing protein encodes the protein MSRGRNYTDAVSPVVGVMLMLAVTIMIAAIVSTYAGGFSGGTEKSPQSSIRVTADSAHHRIYFEHNGGDPFMLSSINVVLRSEDNKTSLSAVDAGGSKVRNFTEVGNNGGSTDTTIQAGDTFYIEGMDDGSQGMKFGSTILAKNSRITWLVVDKETGKTISMGSLYL
- a CDS encoding type IV pilin N-terminal domain-containing protein, with the translated sequence MSGKTADSGVSEVVGEMLMIALVIVLISVFSAVLFNFLPADRDPSISILMSNDQQNITLWHKGGDWVKSDDLTVIIGNETSRISFSHKNGGLTLVPDKTVFDLGSNITVRMPADLEGNETVKLVTPHTMIFTGKVFL